CGGACGGCTAAAGAAGTTCAAGTTGCTGTACAAGATTTTGGTGAAGGAATTTCACCGGAAAATGCAGCCCGCGTCTTTGATCGTTTTTACCGTGTCGATAAAGCCCGTTCACGGGAAAAAGGCGGTAATGGTCTGGGCTTGAGTATTGCGCAGAAGTTGATTGAAGGCTATGGCGGCTCGATTAATTTGGAAAGCTCGGAAGGGCACGGTTCAATTTTCCGGATTACGTTGCCAGTTGTAACCTTGGATGAAATGCGAAATAATCAACAATAAATTGATACTTCGTTTTGGAGGTTTTAATATGACAAATAAAGCATATCGAATACAAGTATGGGGTAGAGTTCAAGGTGTTGGATTCCGCTGGAGTGCGATTCGCGTGGCAAACTCATTGAAAATTACTGGGTGGGTACAGAATCAACCGGATGGCTCGGTGTTGTTAGAAGCAACAGGACCAGAAGCTAAATTACATGATTTTGTGACGATTATCAAAAATTCACCTAGTCCAGCGGGACATGTTGATCGGTTTGAAATTGAAGAAATTGCTCCAGAAGTGTACACGGATTTTAAAGCCCGCTACTAAAATGCTATCCATAAGAGGTGGAATTGTGAGGTATTTTCACATCTTTGGATGTTAGATAACAAAAGTGAAATCAAACGGGATTGGACGAATTTTGTTCTAGTCCCGTTTTTGCGTTATTATAGAAAACAAAGTATCACATAAGGGAGGGTAAATGATGATTTATGTTGTGAGTGATTTACATTTTTTCCATGCTGACTTATTAACGTCGCAGCATTTTGCGCCAAGGCCATTTGGGACGGTTGAAAATATGCATAAAACCATAATTGAAAATTGGAATGCGCGCGTTACTCCAACGGATACCGTGTATCATCTTGGGGATATCGCGATGTTGAATCGTAAGCCAAGTGAAAGTAATCCAATGATTCTGGAAGTATTGAATCAATTAAATGGGCATTTAGTACTAATTAAAGGTAATCATGATAGTCGGTCGTTGTTTAAATATTTAGCAACGAACAACTACGCGTTAGATGATGGCAAAGTAAAGTTTAGTTTTGAAGATGTGGGGACATACTTTAAGCTGAACCACTATCAGTTCTATTTAACACATTACCCCATGTTATTTGGGGTTAACCAGAACTTGATTAATCTGCATGGGCACATTCATAACGCAACCGTACCCATCAAAGAAAATCTGAATGTGGGAATTGATAGTCCAGAAAAAGACTACTTACAGACGCCAATCCCATTTGGAGCGCCCTTTAGCGAGGCAGAAATCTTTGAAATGATTCAAGGCAAGCGTGACGATTTTGCTAAACGCCGTTAACTTTCTGCAATTGGCAAGGGTGACGCCAAATCAAAAGTCTGGATAGTAATACGCAAACACGTTGAACTATTCAATATATGAATGCAAATAAAAAAGTTCACATTACCTTGATGTATGTGAACTTTTTTATATTGAAGTGTGATTGATTAAATTTCAGTATCCGTGTCAGCTTCTTTTTTTGCAAGCTCACTAGGCATAGTATGTTTCTTACGTAATTGGCTCTTAAGTGCACTAACAACTGCGGGAATAGCAGTCACGATAACAATCCCAATAATTACGGCTGAGAAGTGTTCTTTAACAAATGGAATGTTACCAAAGAAGTAACCAGCACCAGTTGCCAAAATCGTCCAAGTTGTGGCTCCAATGACAGAGTACTTGATGAATCGTTTATATGGTAAGCCAGAACCACCTGCAACGAATGGTGCAAAAGTCCGAATGATTGGCATATAACGAGCCAAGATAATTGCTACGGCACCATGCTTTTCAAAGAAGTGTTCAGCTTCTTCAATTGATTCTTTCTTAATGAAGCGACCGAAGAAGTGGTGATTCATCATCGCTTTACCAACGTGTTTACCAATATAGAAGTTCAAAGAGTCACCAGTTAACGCAGCAACCCAGAATAGGAAAGCGAATAAGAATGGATCAAGACCATATTGTGGATTAGCGCTAATTGCTCCAGCGGCAAACAGTAGTGAATCCCCTGGGAGGAATGGCATAATGACCGCTCCAGTTTCAATGAAAATCACGGCAAACAAAATCAAGTAAGTCCATGAACCGAATGTATTAACGATGTTCACAATGTGGTCATCGATGTGTAAGATAAAATCAAATAGAAAACCCATAAGTATATTTTTCTCTCCCAAAACTTTTTTATTAATCTGAGAGTAGTTTACCAGATTTTTACACGATAATTTGTTACACTTATGTAAATCACAAAAAAATCACATTTAGAGGTATGATAAATTATGGACTATCCACAACTTGATCCAGCCAATGCAGCTGGTCCTAAAGCAACTTTGCACACTAACCACGGTGATATTGAAGTTGTCTTATTCCCAACGCAAGCACCTAAAGCCGTTGAAAACTTTATTGGTCACGCTAAAGCCGGTTACTTTGATGGTACGATTTTCCACCGAATTATTAAAGACTTCATGATCCAAGGTGGCGATCCTGAAGGAACTGGTTTTGGTGGCGAATCAATCTGGGGTCATGCATTTGAAGATGAATTCTCAGATGATTTGTTTAACTTGAACGGTGCCCTTTCAATGGCGAATGGTGGACCATTTACAAATGGATCACAATTCTTCATTGTGCAAGCATCACAAATGCCAGCAAACTTTGCGTCTCAATTAAAAGCCGCAAACTACCCAGACGAAGTTGTTGAAGCATATGGCACTAAGGGTGGTACTCCATGGCTTGACCACAAGCACACTGTGTTTGGTCAAGTAGTTACGGGGATGGATAAGGTCAACGAAATTGCAACTGTAAAGACTGACTATGCTGATAAGCCAGTAGACGATGTTGTAATCGAAAGCATCGATATTACTGAATAATCTACTATATAGAAGTACAACTCAGAATTATACGAGTTGTGCTTCTTTTTTTGGCCCCAATATGTGTAGTTAGGTTCCGAATATATAGAAAGAAGACATCGGTGGTGTGTTACTGCGCAATGACATTACGAAGCACTATCTTGCTTAAGTGGTTATGGATTGTAAAATCTGCTACATAGATGGCCTAATGGATTAATTAACGAGTTATTGCTGGGCAGAAATTTTGACGGGATTAATTAGCATTTTATAGTGGGAACGGGTATACTGTTTCTTGATGAAAGCATAGCTGGAAATAGCCAGCACTAAATTAAAGATACAATAGACATAGGTTCTATAGAAAGGATGGTTAGCTGTGACAGAGTATCGTATCGGGATGCATGTCCGGGGACGTGTGACTGGAATTCAACCATATGGTGCGTTCGTTAGCTTAGATGAACATCACCAAGGATTAATTCATATTTCTGAGTGTAAATATGGTTTTGTTGGTAGTATCACTGACATTTTACATGTCGGCCAGGTAATTGATGTTGTTGTTTTGGATATTGATGAATATACGCAAAAGATTAGTTTGTCATTGCGCTGCATTGAAACGCCACATGCTTCGACAGTTAAAAGAGTTGACGTTGGATATGTTCGGAAGCACTACTGGACAAAACGTAGTGCTGAGATTGGTTTCAAACCAATTGCACAACAGTTGGATGGGTGGAAAGAAGAAGCACTCGAAAATATTACAAAGTAGGCACTTTATTGGTGCAGTATCGTTAGAAGGGAATTGCTTATTATGTCAATTGTTGCAGGAACCATTGCGGTCATTCAAGATGGAATGCCATATTACTTAGTAGTAAATAATGATAATCACTATGATTTTTTCACAGCCAAGATGCATGCACATGAAGGTGATACTGCCTTAGGAGCATTACTTGCAGCGATGGAACCACATTTTGTCATCGATGACTTACGATTAGATGAATTAACAAGCGTTACAATCAATGACAAGTTGAGTTCATTGTTTGTATTTACAACAACAGATTTTGCAGAGGTGCAATTGGATAGTACTAATTTTGAATTTGTCCAAGCATCAGGATTGCACTCATTATTAGAAACTGTAGATATGGGAACTGCACCGCAGTTACTTTAGTCTATGAAAAAAGATCAATACGTTATAAAAGACTTCAAATGCCAGTAGGTCGTTTGAAGTCTTTTATATTTACAGAATGATATTGTAGTTTTAGAACATGCAGCTAGTATCGGTAGCGGGTGAAATGCTGATATATCAAGGTGTTAGTCAATAACCGTCGGCCAGGGTGGATCACAAAGGATAAAAATGTCGGAATTGTTCATTTTTTATGCTTGCGTTTTTTTAATCGTGATGATAATATTAAATAGTTGTGAAAGCAATGAAGCGGTTACACAGTTAAAATTAATTGAAATTAATGATTGACATCTACTTGTGTAATTGATAAGATATTAAAGTTGTCAGTTGGTTCAAACGAATCAAACGGCACGAAAAAATAATTTAAATTAGTTGTTGACTTTCATAAGTCAAACGAGTAATATAAATAAACGTTGCTGCTACTTATGCAGCACGGTAGATCTTTGAAAACTGAATAAAGTTTTGACAATCAAATGATGTAAGGGTCTTAGATTTTGAATCTAAGATGTACAGATTTGCAAAAGTCAATTTCGCAAATAAATTGAATCAATTACCTCCCCGGTAATTGATTCAGGATAACAAAAGAGTCATCAAGACTCAATTTTAAATTGAGAGTTTGATCCTGGCTCAGGATGAACGCTGGCGGCGTGCCTAATACATGCAAGTCGAACGGACTGTGGTGATTATGATCGAAGAGCTTGCTCGGAGAGATTGATCACAATGCAGTCAGTGGCGAACGGGTGAGTAACACGTGGGAAACCTACCTCTTAGCAGGGGATAACATTTGGAAACAGATGCTAATACCGTATAACAATTAGAACCGCATGGTTCAAGTTTAAAAGATGGTTATGCTATCACTAAGAGATGGTCCCGCGGCGTATTAGCTAGATGGTGAGGTAATGGCTCACCATGGCAATGATACGTAGCCGAGTTGAGAGACTGATCGGCCACATTGGGACTGAGACACGGCCCAAACTCCTACGGGAGGCAGCAGTAGGGAATCTTCCACAATGGACGAAAGTCTGATGGAGCAACGCCGCGTGTGTGATGAAGGCTTTCGGGTCGTAAAACACTGTTATAAGAGAAGAACGTCAGTGAGAGTAACTGTTCATTGAGTGACGGTATCTTATCAGAAAGGGACGGCTAAATACGTGCCAGCAGCCGCGGTAATACGTATGTCCCAAGCGTTATCCGGATTTTGGGCGTAAAGCGAGCGCAGGCGGTTATTTAAGTCTGATGTGAAAGCCTACGGCCTCAACCGTAGATTGCATCGGAAACTGGATAACTTGAGTGCAGTAGAGGAGAGTGGAACTCCATGTGTAGCGGTGAAATGCGTAGATATATGGAAGAACACCAGTGGCGAAGGCGGCTCTCTGGACTGTAACTGACGCTGAGGCTCGAAAGTGTGGGTAGCAAACGGGATTAGATACCCCGGTAGTCCACACCGTAAACGATGAATGCTAGTTGTTAGAGGGTTTCCGCCCTTTAGTGACGCAGCTAACGCATTAAGCATTCCGCCTGGGGAGTACGACCGCAAGGTTGAAACTCAAAGGAATTGACGGGGGCCCGCACAAGCGGTGGAGCATGTGGTTTAATTCGAAGCAACGCGAAGAACCTTACCAGGTCTTGACATCCCTTGACACTCCTAGAGATAGGACGTTCCCTTCGGGGACAAGGTGACAGGTGGTGCATGGTTGTCGTCAGCTCGTGTCGTGAGATGTTGGGTTAAGTCCCGCAACGAGCGCAACCCTTATTACTAGTTGCCAGCATTAAGTTGGGCACTCTAGTGAGACTGCCGGTGACAAACCGGAGGAAGGTGGGGATGACGTTCAAATTCATCATGCCCCTTATGACCTGGGCTACACACGTGCTACAATGGATGGTACAACGAGTCGCAAAGTCGCGAGGCTAAGCTAATCTCTTAAAGCCATTCTCAGTTCGGATTGTAGTCTGCAACTCGACTACATGAAGTCGGAATCGCTAGTAATCGCGGATCAGCACGCCGCGGTGAATACGTTCCCGGGCCTTGTACACACCGCCCGTCACACCATGAGAGTTTGTAACACCCAAAGTCGGTGGGGTAACCTTCGGGAGCCAGCCGCCTAAGGTGGGATAGATGATTAGGGTGAAGTCGTAACAAGGTAGCCGTAGGAGAACCTGCGGCTGGATCACCTCCTTTCTAAGGATAATACGGAAACTTACACATTTGTCAAAACTTTATTTAGTTTTGAGAGGTCTACTCTCAAACTTGTTCTTTGAAAACTGAATACTATCATTTAAATTAATTAATCAATTCAATTTTTAATATTTATATTATTAAATTGAGCCGAGAACATCGCGTTTTTTTGAGTTTTAAAACAATAGTTTTATCTCGCTTTAAAGGTCAACTAACAAGTTGACCGCTCAAAAATTAACCGTATCGAAAGATACTAGGTTAAGTTAATAAGGGCGCATGGTGGATGCCTTGGCACTAGGAGCCGATGAAGGACGGGACTAACACCGATATGCTTCGGGGAGCTGTAAGTAAGCTTTGATCCGGAGATTTCCGAATGGGGAAACCCAATTACGTGAGTAATTATCACCTGCTGAATATATAGGCAGGATGAAGGTAGACGTTGTGAACTGAAACATCTCATTAGCAACAGGAATAGAAAGAAAAATCGATTCCGGTAGTAGCGGCGAGCGAAATCGGAAGAGCCCAAACCTAGAAGCTTGCTTCTAGGGTTGTTAGGACAGAACATTGGAGTTACCAAGTTATAACATAGATGAATCAACTGGGAAGTTGAGCTAGAGAGGGTGATAGCCCCGTAATCGAAATGTTATAGCCTCCGTTCTGGATCCTGAGTACGGCGGAGCACGTGAAATTCCGTCGGAATCCGCGGGGACCATTCCGCAAGGCTAAATACTCCCTAGTGACGATAGTGAACAGTACCGTGAGGGAAAGGTGAAAAGCACCCGGAAGGGAGTGAAATAGTTCCTGAAACCATGTGCTTACAAATAAGTTAGAGCCCGTTAATGGGTGATAGCGTGCCTTTTGTAGAATGAACCGGCGAGTTACGATAACATGCAAGGTTAAGGTGGAAAGACCGGAGCCGTAGCGAAAGCGAGTCTGAAATGGGCGAATATAGTATGTTGTTGTAGACCCGAAACCAGGTGACCTACCCATGTGCAGGATGAAGGTGCGGTAAAACGCACTGGAGGTCCGAACCCGTGTCTGTTGAAAAAGGCTGGGATGACGTGTGGGTAGCGGTGAAATTCCAAACGAACTTGGAGATAGCTGGTTCTCTCCGAAATAGCTTTAGGGCTAGCCTCGGAATTAGAATCACGGAGGTAGAG
This is a stretch of genomic DNA from Periweissella cryptocerci. It encodes these proteins:
- a CDS encoding acylphosphatase, encoding MTNKAYRIQVWGRVQGVGFRWSAIRVANSLKITGWVQNQPDGSVLLEATGPEAKLHDFVTIIKNSPSPAGHVDRFEIEEIAPEVYTDFKARY
- a CDS encoding metallophosphoesterase; translation: MIYVVSDLHFFHADLLTSQHFAPRPFGTVENMHKTIIENWNARVTPTDTVYHLGDIAMLNRKPSESNPMILEVLNQLNGHLVLIKGNHDSRSLFKYLATNNYALDDGKVKFSFEDVGTYFKLNHYQFYLTHYPMLFGVNQNLINLHGHIHNATVPIKENLNVGIDSPEKDYLQTPIPFGAPFSEAEIFEMIQGKRDDFAKRR
- a CDS encoding VTT domain-containing protein produces the protein MGFLFDFILHIDDHIVNIVNTFGSWTYLILFAVIFIETGAVIMPFLPGDSLLFAAGAISANPQYGLDPFLFAFLFWVAALTGDSLNFYIGKHVGKAMMNHHFFGRFIKKESIEEAEHFFEKHGAVAIILARYMPIIRTFAPFVAGGSGLPYKRFIKYSVIGATTWTILATGAGYFFGNIPFVKEHFSAVIIGIVIVTAIPAVVSALKSQLRKKHTMPSELAKKEADTDTEI
- a CDS encoding peptidylprolyl isomerase → MDYPQLDPANAAGPKATLHTNHGDIEVVLFPTQAPKAVENFIGHAKAGYFDGTIFHRIIKDFMIQGGDPEGTGFGGESIWGHAFEDEFSDDLFNLNGALSMANGGPFTNGSQFFIVQASQMPANFASQLKAANYPDEVVEAYGTKGGTPWLDHKHTVFGQVVTGMDKVNEIATVKTDYADKPVDDVVIESIDITE
- a CDS encoding CvfD/Ygs/GSP13 family RNA-binding post-transcriptional regulator translates to MHVRGRVTGIQPYGAFVSLDEHHQGLIHISECKYGFVGSITDILHVGQVIDVVVLDIDEYTQKISLSLRCIETPHASTVKRVDVGYVRKHYWTKRSAEIGFKPIAQQLDGWKEEALENITK